The Streptomyces seoulensis genome contains a region encoding:
- a CDS encoding Uma2 family endonuclease, translating to MSAFTVSQDPDRTWDDLVRFWDESDWPEGSRVEIIEGIVTVSPTPENQHNSIVELVQSRLYRDIPDGWGIYQTQSLAVPSRLGMFIPDLVVAPRSVVRAPGNYIPAAAADLVVEVTSKSNARHDRVGKPAAYASAGIPYYLLIDRWAQGGPTITLYGEPQRDVYRVLHAGKFGDEFLLPEPFNLRLDTSEFPVD from the coding sequence ATGAGCGCATTCACCGTGAGCCAGGACCCCGACCGGACCTGGGACGACCTCGTCCGGTTCTGGGACGAGTCGGACTGGCCCGAGGGCAGCAGGGTGGAGATCATCGAGGGGATCGTCACCGTGTCGCCCACTCCCGAGAACCAGCACAATTCCATTGTCGAGTTGGTTCAGAGCCGCCTGTACCGGGATATCCCGGACGGATGGGGCATCTATCAGACGCAGTCACTCGCCGTGCCTTCCCGGTTGGGCATGTTCATCCCGGACCTTGTGGTCGCCCCGAGAAGCGTGGTGAGGGCACCGGGCAATTACATTCCCGCTGCCGCGGCCGACCTCGTCGTCGAAGTCACCTCGAAGTCCAACGCGCGTCACGACCGCGTCGGCAAGCCCGCCGCGTATGCCTCGGCCGGAATTCCCTACTACTTGCTGATCGATCGCTGGGCTCAGGGCGGCCCGACCATCACGCTCTATGGCGAGCCGCAGAGGGATGTCTACCGGGTCCTGCACGCAGGCAAGTTCGGGGACGAGTTCTTGCTGCCGGAGCCCTTCAACCTCAGGCTCGACACCAGCGAGTTCCCCGTGGACTGA
- a CDS encoding cytidine deaminase translates to MTEAATGFDSFDSFDWEKLRAEAREAMAHAYAPYSGYPVGVAAQVDDGRTVTGCNVENASYGLGLCAECGMVSHLQRTGGGRLTHFTCVDGTGALLVPCGRCRQLLYEFGGPSLLLDTPEGVLPLSEMLPQAFGPDHLTK, encoded by the coding sequence GTGACCGAGGCGGCCACCGGGTTCGACTCGTTCGACTCGTTCGACTGGGAGAAGCTGCGCGCCGAGGCCCGCGAGGCCATGGCGCACGCCTACGCCCCCTACTCGGGCTACCCGGTCGGCGTGGCCGCCCAGGTCGACGACGGCCGGACGGTCACCGGCTGCAACGTGGAGAACGCCTCCTACGGGCTCGGTCTGTGCGCCGAGTGCGGGATGGTCTCCCACCTCCAGCGCACCGGCGGCGGGCGCCTGACACACTTCACCTGTGTGGACGGCACCGGCGCCCTCCTCGTGCCGTGCGGCCGCTGCCGCCAGCTCCTCTACGAGTTCGGCGGTCCCTCGCTGCTGCTGGACACCCCCGAGGGCGTCCTCCCGCTCTCCGAGATGCTGCCGCAGGCGTTCGGCCCGGACCATCTCACCAAGTAA
- a CDS encoding BMP family lipoprotein gives MRRVAKLSAACIATAALALSATACGSTSSENDKSSSPSGDGKGVKIGLAFDVGGRGDRSFNDSAARGADKAKDEFGGSVKELTAKTTDTEADREQRLSDLADAGYSPIIGVGYAYAQSMGKVAKKYPKTSFGIVDSVVDAPNVDSITFTEEQGSYLAGVAAALKTKKTHVGFIGGVDVPLIKKFEAGFVQGAKDTNPKIKVETQYLSHGSDTSGFASPDKGKEAAQGMLDNGADVIYSAAGSSGNGAIEAVNGKKGAWAIGVDSDQYNIPGLAKYKSSILTSVIKNVDLGVYDLIKSVHGGKPQTGNSVYSLAKDGVSLSTSGGFIGDIQAKLDAAKKKIVDGSIKVKTTP, from the coding sequence GTGCGCCGGGTAGCCAAGCTTTCCGCTGCGTGTATAGCCACCGCAGCTCTCGCCCTTTCTGCCACGGCCTGTGGCAGCACCTCCTCCGAGAACGACAAGTCGTCCTCCCCCTCCGGTGACGGCAAGGGCGTCAAGATCGGCCTCGCCTTCGACGTCGGCGGCCGTGGTGACCGCTCCTTCAACGACTCCGCCGCGCGCGGTGCCGACAAGGCGAAGGACGAGTTCGGCGGTTCCGTCAAGGAGCTGACCGCCAAGACCACCGACACCGAGGCCGACCGCGAGCAGCGCCTCTCCGACCTGGCCGACGCGGGCTACAGCCCGATCATCGGTGTCGGCTACGCGTACGCGCAGTCCATGGGCAAGGTCGCCAAGAAGTACCCCAAGACCAGCTTCGGCATCGTCGACTCGGTCGTGGACGCGCCCAACGTCGACAGCATCACCTTCACCGAGGAGCAGGGCTCCTACCTGGCCGGTGTCGCCGCCGCGCTGAAGACCAAGAAGACGCACGTCGGCTTCATCGGCGGTGTCGACGTCCCCCTGATCAAGAAGTTCGAGGCGGGCTTCGTCCAGGGCGCCAAGGACACCAACCCCAAGATCAAGGTCGAGACCCAGTACCTGAGCCACGGCTCGGACACCTCCGGCTTCGCCAGCCCCGACAAGGGCAAGGAAGCCGCGCAGGGCATGCTGGACAACGGCGCCGACGTCATCTACTCCGCCGCCGGCTCCTCCGGCAACGGCGCGATCGAGGCCGTCAACGGCAAGAAGGGCGCCTGGGCGATCGGCGTCGACTCGGACCAGTACAACATCCCGGGTCTCGCCAAGTACAAGAGCTCGATCCTGACCTCGGTCATCAAGAACGTCGACCTGGGTGTCTACGACCTCATCAAGTCCGTCCACGGCGGCAAGCCGCAGACCGGCAACAGCGTCTACTCCCTCGCCAAGGACGGCGTCTCGCTGTCCACCAGCGGCGGCTTCATCGGTGACATCCAGGCCAAGCTGGACGCCGCGAAGAAGAAGATCGTCGACGGCTCCATCAAGGTCAAGACCACTCCGTGA
- a CDS encoding thymidine phosphorylase, giving the protein MAMDAISVIRSKRDRAALTDEQIDWVIDAYTRGEVADYQMAALNMAILLNGMDRREIARWTAAMIASGERMDFSSLSRPTADKHSTGGVGDKITLPLAPLVAACGAAVPQLSGRGLGHTGGTLDKLESIPGWRALLSNEEMLSVLDGVGAVICAAGDGLAPADKKLYALRDVTGTVEAIPLIASSIMSKKIAEGTGSLVLDVKVGSGAFMKTLDDARELASTMVGLGTDHGVKTVALLTDMSTPLGLTAGNALEVRESVEVLAGGGPADVVELTLALAREMLDAAGLKDADPAKALADGSAMDVWRRMIAAQGGDPDATLPTAREQHVVTAPASGVLTRLDAYDIGIAAWRLGAGRARKEDPVQAGAGVELHAKPGDAVVAGQPLLTLHTDTPERFGYALEATEGSFDIAPSGTAFSASPVVLGRVD; this is encoded by the coding sequence CTGGCCATGGACGCCATCTCCGTCATCCGCAGCAAGCGGGACCGCGCCGCACTGACCGACGAGCAGATCGACTGGGTCATCGACGCGTACACCCGCGGCGAGGTCGCCGACTACCAGATGGCCGCCCTCAACATGGCCATCCTGCTCAACGGCATGGACCGCCGGGAGATCGCCCGCTGGACCGCGGCCATGATCGCCTCCGGCGAGCGCATGGACTTCTCCTCGCTCTCCCGCCCGACCGCCGACAAGCACTCCACGGGCGGCGTCGGCGACAAGATCACGCTGCCCCTGGCCCCGCTGGTCGCCGCCTGCGGCGCGGCCGTGCCGCAGCTCTCCGGGCGCGGCCTCGGCCACACCGGCGGCACGCTGGACAAGCTGGAGTCCATCCCCGGCTGGCGCGCGCTGCTGTCCAACGAGGAGATGCTCTCCGTGCTGGACGGCGTCGGCGCGGTGATCTGCGCGGCCGGTGACGGCCTGGCCCCGGCCGACAAGAAGCTGTACGCGCTGCGCGACGTGACGGGCACGGTGGAGGCGATCCCGCTGATCGCGTCCTCGATCATGTCGAAGAAGATCGCCGAGGGGACCGGCTCCCTGGTCCTGGACGTGAAGGTAGGCTCCGGCGCCTTCATGAAGACCCTGGACGACGCCCGTGAGCTGGCCTCCACCATGGTGGGCCTCGGCACCGACCACGGCGTGAAGACGGTCGCCCTGCTCACCGACATGTCCACCCCGCTCGGCCTCACCGCGGGCAACGCCCTGGAGGTCCGCGAGTCCGTCGAGGTCCTCGCGGGCGGCGGCCCGGCGGACGTCGTCGAGCTGACCCTCGCGCTGGCCCGCGAGATGCTGGACGCGGCCGGCCTGAAGGACGCCGACCCGGCGAAGGCCCTGGCCGACGGCTCCGCGATGGACGTGTGGCGCCGCATGATCGCGGCCCAGGGCGGCGACCCGGACGCGACCCTCCCGACCGCCCGCGAGCAGCACGTGGTGACGGCCCCCGCCTCCGGCGTCCTCACCCGCCTCGACGCCTACGACATCGGCATCGCCGCCTGGCGCCTGGGCGCGGGCCGCGCCCGCAAGGAGGACCCGGTCCAGGCGGGCGCGGGCGTCGAGCTGCACGCCAAGCCGGGCGACGCGGTGGTCGCCGGCCAGCCACTGCTGACCCTCCACACGGACACGCCGGAGCGCTTCGGGTACGCGCTGGAGGCGACGGAGGGGTCCTTCGACATCGCGCCTTCCGGCACTGCGTTCTCGGCTTCGCCGGTGGTGCTGGGGCGGGTGGACTGA
- a CDS encoding ABC transporter ATP-binding protein — translation MPLPRGECAINASSPPAAVELRGITKRFPGVVANRDIDITVRAGTVHALCGENGAGKSTLMKILYGMQQPDEGTITIHGEQVTFGNPGDAIARGIGMVHQHFMLADNLTVLENVVLGAEKLHGIGSKARTKIKEISDAYGLGVRPDVLVERLGVADRQRVEILKVLYRGAKTLILDEPTAVLVPQEVDALFDNLRELKAEGLTVIFISHKLGEVLSVADEITVIRRGTTVGTAEPSTTTPKQLAELMVGSELPTPETEESTVTDVALLQIDGLHLAQTDLDGIERVILDEISFTIHKGEVLGIAGVEGNGQSELVEAIMGMRDPDAGTVTLDGADVSHVPTRRRREAGIGYIPEDRHRHGLLLEAPLWENRILGHVTERPNSRRGLLDPKAARTDTERIVADYDVRTPGIDVTAASLSGGNQQKLIVGREMSHAPKLLIAAHPTRGVDVGAQAAIWDYIRAARRDGLAVLLISADLDELIGLSDTLRVMYRGRLVADADPCTITPEELGSAMTGAASGHLEHIEDDAR, via the coding sequence ATCCCCCTTCCCCGAGGAGAGTGCGCCATCAACGCGTCCAGCCCTCCCGCTGCCGTCGAACTGCGCGGCATCACCAAGCGTTTCCCCGGCGTCGTCGCCAACCGCGACATCGACATCACCGTCCGCGCGGGCACCGTCCACGCCCTGTGTGGCGAGAACGGCGCCGGCAAGTCCACCCTGATGAAGATCCTCTACGGCATGCAGCAGCCGGACGAGGGCACCATCACCATCCACGGCGAACAGGTCACCTTCGGCAACCCCGGTGACGCCATCGCACGCGGCATCGGCATGGTGCACCAGCACTTCATGCTCGCCGACAACCTCACCGTGCTGGAGAACGTCGTCCTCGGCGCGGAGAAGCTGCACGGCATCGGCTCCAAGGCCCGCACGAAGATCAAGGAGATCTCCGACGCGTACGGCCTCGGCGTCCGCCCCGACGTGCTCGTGGAGCGCCTCGGTGTCGCCGACCGCCAGCGCGTGGAGATCCTCAAGGTCCTCTACCGAGGCGCCAAGACCCTGATCCTGGACGAGCCGACGGCCGTGCTGGTGCCCCAGGAGGTCGACGCGCTCTTCGACAACCTGCGGGAGCTGAAGGCCGAGGGCCTGACCGTCATCTTCATCTCGCACAAGCTGGGCGAGGTGCTGTCGGTCGCCGACGAGATCACCGTCATCCGGCGCGGCACCACCGTCGGCACCGCCGAGCCGAGCACCACCACGCCCAAGCAGCTCGCCGAGCTGATGGTCGGCAGCGAACTGCCCACGCCCGAGACGGAGGAGTCCACCGTCACGGACGTCGCCCTCCTCCAGATCGACGGGCTGCACCTGGCCCAGACCGACCTGGACGGCATCGAGCGCGTCATCCTCGACGAGATCTCCTTCACCATCCACAAGGGCGAAGTCCTGGGCATCGCCGGTGTGGAGGGCAACGGCCAGTCCGAACTGGTCGAGGCGATCATGGGCATGCGCGACCCGGACGCCGGCACGGTCACCCTCGATGGCGCCGACGTCAGCCACGTCCCCACCCGCCGCCGCCGCGAGGCCGGCATCGGCTACATCCCCGAGGACCGCCACCGCCACGGCCTGCTGCTCGAAGCGCCGCTGTGGGAGAACCGCATCCTCGGTCATGTCACCGAGCGCCCCAACTCCCGCCGGGGCCTGCTGGACCCGAAGGCCGCCCGCACCGACACCGAGCGCATCGTCGCCGACTACGACGTGCGCACCCCCGGCATCGACGTCACCGCGGCCTCGCTGTCCGGCGGCAACCAGCAGAAGCTGATCGTCGGCCGCGAGATGAGCCACGCCCCCAAGCTGCTCATCGCCGCCCACCCCACCCGTGGTGTGGACGTCGGCGCGCAGGCCGCGATCTGGGACTACATCCGCGCGGCCCGCCGCGACGGACTCGCGGTCCTGCTGATCTCCGCCGACCTGGACGAGCTGATCGGTCTCTCCGACACCCTGCGGGTGATGTACCGCGGCCGTCTGGTCGCCGACGCCGACCCCTGCACGATCACGCCCGAGGAGCTGGGCTCCGCCATGACGGGAGCGGCCTCCGGCCACCTGGAGCACATAGAGGACGACGCGCGATGA
- a CDS encoding DUF4041 domain-containing protein: MSEAEELRAWIARTQGLDAARVAGLVQQVEAEAATLHERATAEAADEAEGILKDARETAKEILGDARLTAKETERVRKEADRHRKDVVDAERRLAELQARIVNADETAMLQEAGIYAYRHALHDAIAYRSRLDTLQNEIKALARAGRAVQAATDWTVNGSKREGQKMVRDFSKLMLRAYNAEADYAVRSMRPHRLSSLVDRLFKSRETIAKLGATMHIRITDEYHSARVRELELTADFLQKKEEEKEAQREARAREREEAAVQRELDRQREKLNKELGHYQAALERLRERCDAAGVAEMEAKLAEIEDALQDVDSRAANVRAGYVYVISNIGAFGDRMVKIGMTRRLEPLERVYELSGAAVPFRFDVHALIFSKDAVGLETELHRQFASKRVNQVNSRKEFFYATPAEVRNALQRCAGQHLVEFTEEPLALEWRAGRRMGEASAPVAGAGGVASRTA, translated from the coding sequence GTGTCCGAGGCCGAAGAGCTGCGGGCGTGGATCGCCAGGACGCAGGGGCTGGATGCCGCTCGGGTCGCGGGCCTCGTGCAGCAGGTCGAGGCGGAGGCTGCCACGCTGCATGAAAGGGCGACCGCCGAAGCCGCCGATGAGGCCGAGGGAATCCTCAAAGACGCACGCGAGACGGCGAAGGAGATCCTAGGCGACGCACGCCTTACGGCGAAGGAGACCGAGCGGGTACGCAAGGAGGCCGATCGTCACCGCAAGGACGTCGTAGACGCCGAGCGGCGGCTTGCTGAACTACAAGCCCGGATCGTCAACGCGGATGAGACCGCCATGCTGCAGGAGGCCGGTATCTATGCCTACCGGCATGCGCTGCACGACGCGATCGCCTACCGCAGTCGGCTCGACACGTTGCAGAACGAGATCAAGGCTCTCGCCCGTGCGGGCCGCGCCGTCCAGGCAGCCACGGACTGGACGGTCAATGGCTCCAAGCGTGAGGGCCAGAAGATGGTTCGCGACTTCTCCAAGCTCATGCTGCGCGCCTACAACGCCGAAGCGGACTACGCCGTACGGTCGATGCGGCCGCATCGGCTGAGCTCCCTCGTGGACCGGCTCTTCAAGAGTCGCGAGACGATCGCCAAACTGGGCGCCACCATGCACATCCGGATCACTGACGAGTACCACAGTGCGCGCGTGCGGGAATTGGAGCTCACCGCCGACTTCCTGCAGAAGAAGGAGGAGGAGAAGGAGGCCCAGCGCGAAGCCCGTGCCCGGGAGCGCGAGGAGGCCGCGGTCCAGCGGGAACTCGACCGGCAGCGCGAGAAGCTGAACAAGGAACTCGGCCACTATCAGGCAGCACTGGAGCGCCTACGCGAGCGCTGTGATGCCGCAGGCGTTGCCGAGATGGAGGCCAAGCTGGCCGAGATCGAGGACGCTCTGCAGGACGTTGATTCCCGCGCGGCGAACGTCCGCGCCGGCTACGTATACGTCATCTCGAACATCGGCGCCTTCGGCGATCGTATGGTGAAGATCGGCATGACGCGTCGGCTCGAACCTTTGGAACGTGTCTACGAGTTGAGCGGCGCAGCTGTACCTTTCCGCTTCGACGTCCACGCGTTGATCTTCAGCAAGGACGCGGTCGGCCTGGAGACGGAACTTCACCGGCAGTTCGCCTCGAAGCGGGTCAACCAGGTCAACAGTCGGAAGGAATTCTTCTACGCCACCCCGGCGGAGGTGCGCAACGCGCTGCAGCGGTGCGCCGGCCAGCATCTTGTCGAGTTCACCGAGGAGCCCTTGGCGCTGGAATGGCGGGCCGGTAGGCGCATGGGCGAAGCCAGTGCGCCCGTCGCAGGCGCAGGAGGAGTTGCATCCCGGACAGCATGA
- a CDS encoding STAS domain-containing protein, which yields MDPTTDPVLALRGPVTRDEVAGLCDVVRGLAPSSGVVVCDVARLGPPGLAHVDLLARLELAARRGGGRIRLRSPDPALRALLGLVGLCLQVEGEVEEGEPAGGVEEAVETGDAAS from the coding sequence GTGGACCCCACGACCGACCCCGTGCTCGCACTGCGTGGCCCCGTCACCCGGGATGAGGTGGCGGGGCTGTGCGATGTGGTGCGGGGGTTGGCCCCCAGCAGCGGAGTCGTGGTGTGCGACGTGGCCCGGCTGGGGCCGCCCGGCCTCGCGCACGTCGATCTGCTCGCCCGGCTGGAGCTGGCCGCCCGCCGGGGAGGCGGGCGGATACGGCTGCGGAGCCCCGACCCCGCGCTACGCGCCCTGCTCGGACTCGTCGGGCTCTGCCTCCAGGTGGAGGGGGAGGTCGAAGAGGGGGAACCAGCGGGGGGTGTCGAGGAAGCAGTGGAAACCGGTGATGCGGCCTCCTGA
- a CDS encoding ABC transporter permease, with protein MTATMTDAPPPAAPKADDAARPAGRSLAKILMIVGGALLLVAVVRVITGANQLTSEGQVSAALGLAVPIGLAGLAGLWSERAGVVNIGLEGMMILGTFGAGWIGWQSSPWLGLLCGVGFGVLGGLVHAVATVTFGVDHIVSGVAINLLALGATQYLAKLFFAEGTAAEAGGNPKQSPPVESLGDVTVPGLSDALHSVEQHHWFLISDIAGILGGIVTDVSVVTILAVLLFVGSWWVLWRTSFGLRLRSCGENPVAAESLGVNVYRYKYAAVAVSGGLAGLGGAFLALVTSHTYLEGQTGGRGYIGLAAMIFGNWRPGGLAMGAGLFGYSDALQLRNGGVTVHALLLLLVVLLAALAGWKLYRKALWQGVISAVMAVAVLAWYLFTDEVPSDFVGATPYVVTLLVLSLSAQRLRMPKADGMRYRKGQGK; from the coding sequence ATGACCGCCACGATGACGGACGCGCCGCCGCCCGCGGCGCCCAAGGCGGACGACGCAGCCCGGCCCGCGGGCCGTTCGCTCGCGAAGATCCTCATGATCGTCGGCGGTGCGCTGCTGCTCGTCGCCGTGGTCCGGGTCATCACCGGGGCCAACCAGCTCACCTCCGAGGGCCAGGTCAGCGCGGCCCTCGGGCTCGCCGTGCCGATCGGCCTCGCCGGTCTCGCGGGCCTGTGGTCCGAGCGGGCCGGCGTGGTCAACATCGGCCTCGAGGGCATGATGATCCTCGGCACCTTCGGCGCCGGCTGGATCGGCTGGCAGTCCAGCCCCTGGCTCGGCCTGCTGTGCGGCGTCGGCTTCGGCGTCCTCGGCGGTCTGGTGCACGCGGTCGCCACGGTGACCTTCGGGGTCGACCACATCGTCTCCGGTGTGGCGATCAACCTGCTCGCGCTGGGCGCCACCCAGTACCTGGCCAAGCTGTTCTTCGCCGAGGGGACGGCCGCCGAGGCGGGCGGCAACCCCAAGCAGTCCCCGCCGGTGGAGTCGCTCGGCGACGTCACGGTGCCCGGACTGTCCGACGCGCTGCACTCGGTCGAGCAACACCACTGGTTCCTCATCTCCGACATCGCGGGCATCCTCGGCGGTATCGTCACCGACGTGTCCGTGGTCACGATCCTCGCCGTGCTGCTGTTCGTCGGCAGTTGGTGGGTGCTGTGGCGGACCTCGTTCGGTCTCCGGCTGCGCTCCTGCGGTGAGAACCCGGTCGCGGCGGAGTCCCTCGGCGTGAACGTGTACCGGTACAAGTACGCGGCCGTCGCCGTCTCCGGTGGTCTCGCCGGGCTCGGCGGTGCCTTCCTCGCCCTGGTCACCTCGCACACCTACCTGGAGGGCCAGACCGGCGGCCGCGGTTACATCGGTCTCGCCGCGATGATCTTCGGCAACTGGCGTCCGGGCGGTCTCGCCATGGGCGCGGGCCTGTTCGGCTACTCCGACGCCCTCCAGCTCCGCAACGGCGGCGTCACCGTGCACGCCCTGCTGCTCCTGCTGGTCGTGCTGCTCGCCGCCCTCGCGGGCTGGAAGCTGTACCGCAAGGCGCTCTGGCAGGGCGTGATCAGCGCGGTCATGGCCGTGGCGGTCCTGGCCTGGTACCTGTTCACCGACGAGGTCCCCAGCGACTTCGTCGGCGCCACCCCGTACGTCGTCACGCTGCTGGTGCTGTCGCTGTCCGCGCAGCGGCTGCGGATGCCGAAGGCGGACGGCATGCGGTACCGGAAGGGGCAGGGCAAGTGA
- a CDS encoding PIN domain-containing protein, which translates to MKMRRGERPLRVFVLDCEALSLAVRGDRRMIAWLDLAARGEAEVVTSPMTLVEAYDGRTTEQRWDWVLSRLQVVDIGKDEARQARRLLADAELHGHKYAIDAVLAVIARQQKGQVTVFTSDVDDLEKLVPATIVVKKV; encoded by the coding sequence GTGAAGATGCGACGCGGGGAGCGGCCGCTCCGTGTCTTCGTCCTGGACTGCGAGGCCCTCTCCCTGGCCGTGCGCGGCGATCGGAGGATGATCGCCTGGCTCGACCTCGCGGCGCGAGGGGAGGCCGAAGTGGTGACATCGCCGATGACCCTGGTCGAGGCATACGACGGCAGGACGACCGAACAGCGCTGGGACTGGGTGCTGTCCCGGCTCCAGGTCGTCGACATCGGGAAGGACGAGGCCCGCCAGGCGCGCCGGCTCCTGGCCGATGCCGAGTTGCACGGCCACAAGTACGCGATCGACGCCGTGCTCGCCGTGATCGCGCGACAGCAGAAGGGGCAGGTCACCGTCTTCACCTCGGACGTCGACGACCTGGAGAAGCTGGTCCCGGCCACGATCGTCGTCAAGAAGGTGTGA
- a CDS encoding CopG family transcriptional regulator: protein MATKKVTVTIPEDLLDEIRADAAERGLSAYVAEALRFKRDRDRLRELADWLQEEHGPVTEDERGAVLGELEDLDAEHERRRASGRHEAA, encoded by the coding sequence ATGGCGACCAAGAAGGTGACCGTGACGATCCCCGAGGATCTCCTGGACGAGATCCGCGCGGACGCGGCAGAGCGGGGCCTGTCGGCGTACGTCGCCGAGGCGCTGCGCTTCAAGCGCGACCGGGACCGGCTCCGGGAACTGGCCGACTGGCTGCAGGAAGAGCACGGCCCTGTGACCGAGGACGAGCGCGGGGCGGTCCTCGGCGAGCTGGAGGATCTCGACGCCGAGCACGAGCGGCGCCGCGCCTCCGGTCGGCACGAGGCTGCGTGA
- a CDS encoding ABC transporter permease, with amino-acid sequence MKKLTSRIDKERLLLGIAAPLLAIVAALLVTALVILATGKSPGAAFSDMGTYGFAADSQVYILNKATTYYLAGVAVAIGFRMNLFNIGVDGQYRLAAFVAAVLGGALTVPGWLAIPLIILAAMVTGALWAAIAGILKVTRGVSEVIATIMLNSIATAIIGYLLQPSQLGQLDKAGTLVSTKPLPESSWFFQIDTGPAGILWGFIVVAVIVGIGYWFVLGRTRFGFDLRTVGQSETAAAASGVGVKKMIATSMIISGAVAGLIGMPTLLNDSHQFSNDFPAGIGFTGIAIALLGRNNPVGIALGALLWGFLERTTNHLEFQGYDKEILGVIQGVIVLCVVIAYEVVRRYGLKRQQQRVGAELAARAAAPTEMQEVA; translated from the coding sequence ATGAAGAAGCTGACCTCACGGATCGACAAGGAGCGGCTGCTCCTCGGGATCGCGGCGCCGCTGCTGGCCATCGTCGCGGCGCTCCTCGTCACCGCCCTGGTGATCCTCGCGACGGGCAAGAGCCCCGGCGCCGCGTTCAGCGACATGGGGACGTACGGCTTCGCGGCCGACAGCCAGGTCTACATCCTGAACAAGGCGACGACGTACTACCTCGCGGGCGTCGCGGTGGCCATCGGCTTCCGCATGAACCTGTTCAACATCGGTGTCGACGGCCAGTACCGGCTCGCCGCGTTCGTCGCCGCCGTTCTCGGCGGCGCGCTGACCGTGCCCGGCTGGCTCGCCATCCCGTTGATCATCCTGGCTGCCATGGTGACCGGTGCCCTGTGGGCCGCCATCGCGGGCATCCTCAAGGTGACCCGCGGCGTCAGCGAGGTCATCGCCACGATCATGCTGAACTCGATCGCCACCGCGATCATCGGCTACCTGCTCCAGCCCAGCCAGCTCGGCCAGCTCGACAAGGCGGGCACGCTGGTCTCCACCAAGCCGCTGCCGGAGTCCTCCTGGTTCTTCCAGATCGACACCGGCCCGGCGGGCATCCTGTGGGGCTTCATCGTCGTCGCGGTGATCGTCGGCATCGGCTACTGGTTCGTGCTCGGCCGTACCCGCTTCGGCTTCGACCTGCGCACCGTCGGCCAGTCCGAGACGGCCGCCGCCGCGAGCGGTGTCGGCGTGAAGAAGATGATCGCCACCAGCATGATCATCTCGGGTGCGGTGGCCGGTCTCATCGGCATGCCGACCCTGCTGAACGACAGCCACCAGTTCAGCAACGACTTCCCGGCGGGCATCGGCTTCACCGGCATCGCCATCGCGCTGCTCGGCCGCAACAACCCCGTCGGCATCGCACTGGGCGCCCTCCTGTGGGGCTTCCTGGAGCGCACCACCAACCACCTTGAGTTCCAGGGCTACGACAAGGAGATCCTCGGCGTGATCCAGGGCGTCATCGTCCTGTGCGTCGTGATCGCCTACGAGGTCGTGCGCCGCTACGGCCTCAAGCGCCAGCAGCAGAGGGTCGGCGCCGAGCTGGCCGCCCGCGCCGCCGCACCGACCGAGATGCAGGAGGTGGCGTGA